One Nicotiana tomentosiformis chromosome 1, ASM39032v3, whole genome shotgun sequence genomic window, TTTTTTGCTCTTCGGACATTAtgataaaatacaaaataacttaacgaacaaatatttcgAAAGACTTGAAGGATGCTGAATgatttttatcaaattctgaaactccttaaataaggAAAAACCCAGCCCGGAGTATAATTATTTGATGTATAGTGTATCCATAATACGCGTTATACCCATATGCATTATTGGTGCGTCAGTTAAGTGCATATAAATTATTTATCCCTTAAGGTATAGCGCGATGAATAACCGTTCTATATATAAAATGATGCCCAATTTATTTTTAATCTATTTGTGTCTATTGAGTCCAAATGAACTACACTTTTGGTCTAAAGCTCCTTTTTCTGATTTCTCAATCTAAAATGACCTAGTGCATTGGTATTAAAGCATTTTTCTTAAAGTTAGGTATATTCTAATAGACCCTAATGATGGGAATATTTCAGAGAAGCTCATTTGCCAATGAATGTGCTCAATTCTTGTGATCATTGGTATACTTTAGGGCATCAATAGGAAACCACTTTTCTTCTTGGAACTTTGCCATCAAATCCCTTCTGCTATTTTGCTGGAGAAGGGATAGGAAAATGTCAATGTACTACATCTTCTAAGATTGAGCAAATCTTGAAAGAAGGGGTGATATCGATCCACATTCACAGCAAAACATAAGAAAATTTGGGTGATAGGTGCAAAATTcatttttccctttcttataggAATAAATTATTGAAACCTTTGACGGATGGTCATTCATTTTTTGGTTAGtcaaaaaagtgtataaaatttgtataatttttatattaacatataaaatatatatatatacaaaaaatatatatttttcgatTATTATTTTGACAGtgtcattttcacttcattttttTTGTTGTACCAAAGTCACATAATAATTTTTTGTAAAGAAAACATCCATTAACTTTACCTATGAAGGATGAATGTCACTAAATTACTTGTTGTGATAAAAAGTCACTCATCTTTGTTTAAATATAACAGAAAATTATTAGAAGGAATCGAATGAAACTTTTCTATGATACTAGGACAAAATTGAGTGACATTTtgattataaaaattatttagagACTTTATGATATTAAGGTAAAGTTAAATAATTTTTCTGttacaaaaaataatttcatagCTTTGgtgccaaaaataaaaataagagtaACCGTTAATGAAATTATAGGGTGGGGAAATTCAGTGGGTGGTTGTGTGTGCGTGCAGGGGCTAAGGGAGGAGGATTTATTCTTTAAAAATTGAACACGGAAGAAAGAATCTGTTCATGTGCAAGAGGACCGAATTTGGAAGAAAAGATCAGCTTTACAGCTAACAAAGGAACATGAACACCACATGCATTGAGCATCATTGCAAAACTAGAAACTGAAACACTTGCCTTTTCCTGATTCTGACCCCAGCTAAAACAAAGACCAGGCAATAGCCAATCCGGTCACAGATACAGAAAGTTTTCATTAAATCAACCACCACATTTCATAACTgactaaaaggaaaaaaattctcATACAATATAAATCAGAAAATCAATGTTTGAACATTCTATTTAACTTTCTTAACATCTATGTGAAGGATTGTATATAGATGTTCGTAATATGAAGTGGAAGACAATAACAATTTTAGGTCGATCTTATCGTATTTAAAATTTATCCACACGTCAAAGATCGAATTTAATacgtacctggtgaagagagtctTGTTTCAAAATctcttcgatagtgcgaagactctatgcgtatTCATACCGAGACcgatccttgctatcaactctttgatcaataaaATTCgtgaacaaattgaatgaaaaatACAGTGCTAAGTTTTTCCACAAAATCTTCAGCCTTAATGTAAGTATAGTACCTTTTTCCAAGTCCATTCCACAATTGAATTTTATGGAAAATTACAAGTCCCATTCTAAATGGGTATACGTAACGTAAGTGCGCGTCCTTCATGGACTTTCCATGTCCAACTCCAACTTCGATAAAAATAaactttattaatattatatacagcattatatatataaatataaattatgagTACTAGATACATATCATATAtatatctgtatatatatatttcaaccaaGAAATATAATTcaattttctattccaaatagaaaagtttaatttgttcacaatattaattatattctctgtgctagcaaagaatataataatatttcatttgaactaataactaaatttatttgactaattaaattcttaatttaattatcaaataataaagtattcAATTCTTTAACAAAGAttagaacactcgttagtgtgtgACCCCACAGGTTCAATACTAAGCCAGTAGTAAActgatcacatcaatatactaatcaagggtggcgtctagcaacactccttaacgaccggatagaatgaagtatacaatttactctcaagaaccagtAGAAGAATAAAGTAATATTTCCTTGTGTCCTTATAGCTCCGAGTCACCCTACAATATGGTTCAACTATCAAATCCTAATACGCGACCAAttatgtgttcatgtcaaatataatcgaccattgaatgacctaagaaactcttttcttctttcattcaatcgccctggccaaggtcttagtttggtcgtttataattcatgacaacatggagcttaaactcattaccaagagttgacagattccatcttgatcaatcactaattctacaagtattcaatcgtacccaatatcctttcaactatcgccctagggccataggtgtctagtatcaaagcacaacaaataacttgtcaattacaatgacgatctcaggtcaaaggaaactcttacatcacattcttcaagagaatatcttGTTGATAGTTTacggtaattctaaccattaggaattatccaatgagtcggttcaatgatcatatctctatatgcatcatctatctatgtgatttagttaatgagatcaactaatctttatccaataaagacgatcacataaatattgatctaacggGATTATTAatatccaaattaataatcctatgatcaagaacaaatttagattaaacTATAAGAAACTtgactctcattatcatgatctccatcacaatgccaagtctcaaaatttaatcaaaaaCCTTATTAAGTTAATCAAGTAtttaataactatgataaaagaatatcagctgccatatatttttatatcaaattacGTTCagaaaaatatgttcaaattatcaaatatgagattggatctagggcatatctatTATATCCCTGACACTACGGAACTAAAAGGAAAGTCACAAATCATCTTCAGAACAGGAGCTGCAGTTAATGTTTTGCCAAGTATGTTTtacatatttattttaataacCGAAATCGATGAGGGCTACCATCtgctccctccgttttaatttagatgaAATAGTTTGATTCGACAcggagttttaaaaaaaaaagacttttaaaactttggtcttaaaagctttgtggggccataACATTTGTGCGattataaaaatttctcattaagggtaaaatgaaaagtttaaagttgatttattttcaaatttaaaaatgtaacATTTATCTTGGAACAGACTAAAAcggaaagtacctcatctaatttgaaacggagagtacctcatctaatttgaaacggagggagtatttatGATTCCAAAGACAGAAGATTGATAAGCAATTTACAAACTTTTGCTTGGATAGAAGCAAGGGAAAAGGTGCCACAGAAAGTAAGTAAACTAAACCTATCTTACTGTAATGCAACATAACGTGGGAAGGGGAAACACAAAGATCCTCTTAAACCACTTGAAGAGATGATATCGGCTTGCTTCTTAAAGCCATTCATCCCATCACTAACAACAGAAAAGAAAACTCGTTAGGAATTATCACACTTCCTAAATTTACAAATTAAGTCTCTATGCAAAAATCTCTGTCATTGCAACTGCAGGAAGCTCTTGTGCAGCCGTCGCCATCTCTAGTGCCAGAGTTATGGGTGCTTGTTGTTGTAAATGGGTGAAGTGAAGTTCAATCTGAAGCCGATGATGAAGAGGGGTTGATGTTATCAAACCTTTCTTGATATCGGTCTGCAGTTCCCTGATTGGTATCGCAGCCAAAAAACTCTTGATGTATTCTTTGCATGACTCTTTACCTTGACAGAGAATTTCTTCTGCGCTTCCAGCCTTCACTGCTTCATCTGATTTGTTCACTGCTTCACTGTCTGGAGAACCAGCTTTGGAGTTTGTGTGAGGAGCATCGCAAGGTTTTGGCTCCACTGTTGTAGCAATGATCTGCTGATCAGCAGCTGGCTTTTCTTCTGTTGAATAAGTAGTGCTTGGCTGTTTATATATGGTTGTATCCTTGTCAAACTTCAGTATATAAGCTTGATCGCAGCCCTCATAGAGTCTCTCACCTAAGGTGTCAATGATGTAATAAGTTTCTGCTTCAACCTTCAGGACAAAAAAATGGTCGTTCCAACTGACAATATAGATTTGTGGTTCACCAACAGAAGCATACTCTAATCCAGCACGgctaatttcatcccaaatattgTCAAAGGACATAGCACCATGCAAAAAATCAAATCCTCCCTCATCCATTCCATCAGGGTGGAAAAATCCAACAAACGACTTCCCTGGCACAACAGATATCGAGCGAATTTTGGCTTGAAGGACCGTCTCCAGATCAAAGTGCTTGTCAAGGAACCGCTCCCTGTATGTTTCATTCTCACAAAGTTTCCTCCACTCTAATGAACCTTCTCTAATTAAGCTATCAAACTGCGACTTAATGGGCATGAGATCACGGTTGTTCTGCAACCAATCAGCAAGCACAGCAACAAGGGCTGTGCATGCACTTTCTCCAGCAGCTCGCTCACTTCGTTGGTCAATGGAAGCAAAGAATACCTGAGTTTGAAGCTTCATGTGTCCATCTCGACTTACTATCTCTCTCTGTTCCCAAGAACCAACAGCAAAATTATCATCACCAAACTCAGATACTGAAGATCGATTTGCAGTGGAGTCTTCCTCTACCTTGTGCCACTGCTAGACAATATCAAAATTTACTTATCTCCAGAATAATCACAGTGATGTCAAAAGAACGAAAAGAGTATGTCAAAGCATTAAGCTTCAGGCATCAATGAACAAGTGAATAACTGTTGTATAATGAATGACACATTAAGAGATTTGCAAATAACAAAACGGCAAATTGGTACTTACAAAAAAATATTGAAATGGCCACAAATAGCAATATATTAGATAATTTGACACAGCGTTGAGTATCAACATTGACTCATTAGATGTATATGGTAAGCAAATTACTAAGTAATAGGTTTTGAATACTAAATAGTCTAATTTATTTGAAACAACAATGTAGTTTGTGCTGACCAGATATACTAAAGTGTTCTTCATGAATTAGTGGTTCAGCTTCAACTTTAACTAGACATATTACTAGAAAAAAGCATTATGCCTACCTTTCTACATGTCATTATCAAAGCAAGGATGCTTTATGCAGAAGTCCAAGTAGTATGGGCAACACAAATAAAGCATAATCTGAATCCAAAATGAGGCTTTTGGGTTCCAAGTACAGCACAATATTACGAGGTGGAGCATCTGGCAAAAAAGAGGCTAAGGATCTTACCCCAAATGACAGAGATTCATCAGAACTGAGCTGCCGACGATCAAAGTCAATATCATCTCCACCTTCTTCTCCATAATCCTTCTTCAACAATGGTTCCCCCTTGGATTTAGGAGATCTAAAGCTCAGCTTCCTCTTCCTCCAAGGCAGGATACTACGCTTTGAATTCTGCAGAACTACAGGATCAGAAGCACAGGTGATCTGGTCATCCATTTGCGAGCAGCCCACATCTGATCTGCGGTTGCTAAAGTAAACCCAATCCTCACCCTCAGTATTGTCCCTTGTAGTAGAATGAAACGAAACTCCAGCACAATTCGCATAACCCAATGGACCATAACTAAATGACTTCCTAACAGTACGATCCTCCTTTCCCTCATCCGACTCTCCTTCTTCATACTCATCATGGGAGTCGGAATCAAAAGGATAAGCATACTCCCCCTCTTCGCTCCTAGCTGAGCATCTCCCTTCACTACCCTCTTCTTCTCGACATGCTTTctttgctctccgggttgatacATATTCTGTAAATATTTTAACCTTTCTGAGGCCAGCTTTAAGTGCAGAAAGCTCATCTTTTTCTGTTGGTGGATTTTCTCCAGACCGTGTTGGAGATTGAACAGGAGCTAGTGGCCTCTGAACCAACTCTGTCGACTCTTGGGCAGCTCTTAGTTCGAACAAGCTAAGCGATATCTGCATGACATGTAGAGATCGAgtcaagtaataataataataataataataataataataataatagaagggGCAATAGGTCTTTGAGGATTGTAGCAGTAAGAATAACATGTTAAATAAACTCAGAGGAACATACACGAAGTGTGGGCCGAATCTCAGAAGCACCCCCTGGAACTGCCAGAGGAATGTTTAGTTTAAATTCTTTCTCCTCTATCTTGGCAGCAAATTCAGCAACATTTAAGACAGCTGTACCAAGAACAGGTGCCTTATTCTTAGCATTCATACCCTGGAGCAGAAAAAGAATCAGCACATCGCGATGAAGGCATCAGCgaataactaaagaaaaagatGGTTATGCTAGACATAAGAATCTAAAGTGCACAAAAAAATCTCCATCTTTAACCAGCAAAAACTACCTGTGAAAATCAAATAATATAAATTGCAGAACATGATAAGGAAGGTGAACCTTACGACAAACTAAACCCcaaaaattgaaccataaatCGGTTCACGGATTAAGAAACTGAGATACATAAATTTGAAAGAATTTTGAGTATACAAACCATATCCTTAAGAGTCAAAACTTGTTTTAATTGAAACAGACGGAAAAAACCCCCCTTCTGTTAGAAATATGAAAGAACCTTTCTGaattggaggggggggggggggcaagtGCACTGTGCAGTAGTTCAAGATCTGCATAAATCCTTGGGACAATAATGTAGCCAACGCATTAGGTGGGGTATAAACATAACTGCCGGTTAGTGTCTATATTGGTATCATACTTTCACTTATAAGTGGCAAACGATCCAGAAGAAACACAAGCTGTCCTTTATCATCATCTTAGCTCAATCTCCAAAATCCCACAAGTTTCATTAAATGGATTACTGTTTAACTCTGCAAGTGTTTTATAGATCACATTAGGAGATCTACTTGA contains:
- the LOC104102387 gene encoding uncharacterized protein produces the protein MVVKMMKWRPWPPLISKKFEVKLLVSRLENLVASSAVGGGGVAVEIRWKGPPKIAAFRKTVKRNCTKEEEVKDGADGAVLVEWDEEFEGLCNLSGYKDNVFHPWEIAFTVLNGMNAKNKAPVLGTAVLNVAEFAAKIEEKEFKLNIPLAVPGGASEIRPTLRISLSLFELRAAQESTELVQRPLAPVQSPTRSGENPPTEKDELSALKAGLRKVKIFTEYVSTRRAKKACREEEGSEGRCSARSEEGEYAYPFDSDSHDEYEEGESDEGKEDRTVRKSFSYGPLGYANCAGVSFHSTTRDNTEGEDWVYFSNRRSDVGCSQMDDQITCASDPVVLQNSKRSILPWRKRKLSFRSPKSKGEPLLKKDYGEEGGDDIDFDRRQLSSDESLSFGWHKVEEDSTANRSSVSEFGDDNFAVGSWEQREIVSRDGHMKLQTQVFFASIDQRSERAAGESACTALVAVLADWLQNNRDLMPIKSQFDSLIREGSLEWRKLCENETYRERFLDKHFDLETVLQAKIRSISVVPGKSFVGFFHPDGMDEGGFDFLHGAMSFDNIWDEISRAGLEYASVGEPQIYIVSWNDHFFVLKVEAETYYIIDTLGERLYEGCDQAYILKFDKDTTIYKQPSTTYSTEEKPAADQQIIATTVEPKPCDAPHTNSKAGSPDSEAVNKSDEAVKAGSAEEILCQGKESCKEYIKSFLAAIPIRELQTDIKKGLITSTPLHHRLQIELHFTHLQQQAPITLALEMATAAQELPAVAMTEIFA